A section of the Phaseolus vulgaris cultivar G19833 chromosome 8, P. vulgaris v2.0, whole genome shotgun sequence genome encodes:
- the LOC137824910 gene encoding uncharacterized protein, giving the protein MTDLPIRKVLQKPDVAGRMARWAVELSEFNIHYEPRGPIKGQIYANFVVELSSVVTHKEGVDFKWVLSVDGSSNQQGSGAGVILEGLDGLLIEQALRFAFKASKNQAEYEALIVGMLLAKEIGARRLLAKSYSLLVTGQVTGEYQVKDPQMAAYLEYVQILKESFDVFELVHVPKEQNARADLLAKLASSGKGGRQRTVIQETLKIPRTTTGNMAEIQHVSTSEGTRRSHRSLTHETMKTPKISKFTRSNQGKLG; this is encoded by the coding sequence ATGACGGACCTCCCAATCCGTAAAGTTttgcagaaacctgatgtggcgGGAAGGATGGCACgatgggcagtggaactgtctGAATTCAACATACATTATGAACCTAGGGGCCCCATCAAGGGCCAGATCTATGCCAACTTCGTAGTAGAACTCTCCTCAGTAGTGACACATAAAGAAGGGGTGGATTTCAAGTGGGTACTCTCAGTAGACggttcctcaaaccaacaaggtagtGGAGCAGGTGTCATTTTGGAGGGTCTGGATGGGTTGCTAATCGAGCAGGCCCTCCGTTTCGCTTTCAAGGCCAGTAaaaaccaagcagagtatgaggccctgatcgtaGGAATGCTGCTAGCAAAAGAAATCGGAGCAAGGAGATTGTTGGCAAAAAGTTATTCTTTGTTAGTTACGGGCCAGGTCACGGGGGAGTACCAAGTCaaagaccctcagatggccGCATATTTAGAATATGTTCAGATACTGAAGGAGTCGTTCGACGTGTTCGAGTTAGTCCATGTACCCAAagaacaaaatgcccgagctgacttgcttgcgaaactcgccagttcgggcaagggaggcaggcagaggacagtgattcaggAAACCCTGAAGATACCTCGAACTACCACGGGCAATATGGCAGAAATCCAGCACGTTAGCACATCGGAAGGGACGaggaggagtcatcggtcgttAACACATGAGACGATGAAAACCCCCAAAATAAGCAAATTCACCAGGTCGAATCAAGGGAAACTTGGATGA